A section of the Sphaerobacter thermophilus DSM 20745 genome encodes:
- a CDS encoding DUF4387 domain-containing protein, which produces MAGETGTTMKLRDMATTIRSKNAGVDHVTFDIIFREPRYYEAAKRSEALTPQRIAELYHIPVEDVVSFAAFDPAQAIKFTIRRRRPAGSPGEPDAFGSQMYPPLFGIEIAVNDAD; this is translated from the coding sequence ATGGCAGGAGAGACCGGCACCACGATGAAGCTGCGGGACATGGCGACGACGATCCGGAGCAAGAATGCCGGGGTCGACCACGTCACCTTCGACATCATCTTCCGGGAGCCGCGCTACTACGAGGCGGCGAAGCGGAGCGAGGCACTTACCCCGCAGCGCATCGCCGAGCTCTACCACATCCCGGTTGAGGACGTGGTCAGCTTCGCGGCCTTCGACCCGGCGCAGGCGATCAAGTTCACCATCCGGCGGCGACGCCCAGCCGGCAGTCCCGGCGAGCCCGATGCCTTCGGCTCGCAGATGTACCCGCCGCTCTTCGGCATCGAGATCGCGGTGAACGACGCCGATTGA
- a CDS encoding C45 family autoproteolytic acyltransferase/hydolase: MSEPATASAAIRVVDVAGSHREIGRQHGQAVQSLAPMIRAAAERHQAEVPLPAEARRARLAELRAALERHSPATLEQIAGLAEGMDIDPDVLFGAATASYLHNLARAGHPGPEEGCTTWAASGAATRDGTPLLVKNRDYRLDHLSLQIVLRVRPERGIPWCAVTSAGAPGVYSSGMNAAGLAIADTHVPSRDLGPGLPRYSLMLHVLEEHETVDSALAYLASVPMQGTGNLVLADAHGTLATVECGYHTRAIVRRAGDAVVATNHFVSPALADAYIEAWPDAADHSRRRYAAVQTALAEAAGQVDPAFARALMARHDGPVGSICVHRTPERASETISCTIFRPADRLLEIAHGLPCASPYQTIPVVAE; encoded by the coding sequence ATGAGCGAGCCTGCCACGGCGAGCGCCGCCATCCGCGTCGTCGACGTCGCCGGGAGTCACCGGGAGATCGGCCGCCAGCACGGGCAGGCTGTCCAGTCGCTCGCGCCGATGATCCGCGCCGCCGCCGAACGCCACCAGGCTGAAGTGCCGCTCCCGGCGGAGGCACGCCGAGCGCGCCTCGCCGAACTGCGCGCGGCTCTCGAGCGCCACTCTCCGGCCACGCTGGAGCAGATCGCCGGGCTGGCCGAAGGCATGGACATCGACCCGGACGTCCTCTTCGGCGCGGCGACCGCCTCCTACCTGCACAATCTCGCCCGAGCCGGACACCCCGGCCCCGAGGAGGGCTGCACTACCTGGGCGGCCAGCGGCGCCGCGACCCGGGACGGTACCCCGCTCCTGGTGAAGAACCGCGACTACCGGCTCGATCACCTGTCACTTCAGATCGTCCTGCGCGTCCGGCCCGAGCGGGGGATCCCCTGGTGCGCGGTGACGAGCGCCGGCGCGCCCGGCGTCTACAGCTCCGGCATGAACGCGGCCGGTCTGGCGATCGCTGACACGCATGTCCCCTCGCGCGACCTGGGGCCCGGGCTGCCACGCTACAGCCTGATGCTCCACGTGCTGGAGGAACACGAGACGGTCGACTCGGCGCTGGCGTACCTCGCCTCGGTCCCGATGCAGGGCACGGGCAACCTCGTCCTGGCCGACGCTCACGGCACGCTCGCCACCGTCGAGTGCGGCTACCATACGCGCGCCATCGTGCGTCGCGCGGGCGATGCCGTGGTGGCCACCAACCACTTCGTCTCTCCCGCGCTGGCGGACGCCTACATCGAGGCCTGGCCCGACGCCGCCGACCACTCCCGCCGCCGCTATGCCGCCGTCCAAACCGCGCTCGCCGAGGCCGCCGGGCAGGTCGATCCCGCCTTTGCGCGGGCTCTCATGGCGCGGCACGACGGCCCGGTCGGCTCCATCTGCGTCCACCGCACCCCGGAGCGCGCCTCAGAGACGATCTCCTGTACCATCTTCCGCCCGGCAGACCGCCTTCTGGAAATTGCCCACGGCCTGCCGTGCGCCAGCCCCTACCAGACAATCCCGGTCGTCGCGGAGTAG
- a CDS encoding ABC transporter ATP-binding protein has translation MTATHDRTLVEARGVVKHFVSRPGIVARLIAREKETVLQAVAGVDLAVRRGETLGLVGESGCGKTTLGRLLLRLHEPTSGEIYFDGERIDNASGERLARFRQEAQIVFQNPYASLNPRKTVRQILAVPLARRGVRDYYAQEAESVALLRRVGLNERHLDAYPHQFSGGQRQRIGIARSLAVRPRFIVADEPVSSLDVSIQAQILNLLEELQEEYGLSYLFVAHNLAVVRHVSDRVAVMYLGKIVEQAPTDELYANPQHPYTRALLSAIPRLERRPRERIVLRGDLPDPTNPPSGCRFHTRCPYKIGRICETEVPRWVERNGHGVACHLFASEATTGGNR, from the coding sequence GCTCGTGAGAAGGAGACGGTCCTTCAGGCGGTCGCCGGGGTCGATCTGGCGGTCCGTCGAGGAGAGACACTCGGCCTGGTCGGCGAGAGTGGCTGCGGCAAGACGACGCTGGGTCGGCTCCTCCTGCGCCTGCATGAGCCGACCAGCGGCGAGATCTACTTCGACGGAGAGCGCATCGACAACGCTAGCGGCGAGCGGCTGGCCCGTTTCCGCCAGGAGGCGCAGATCGTCTTCCAGAACCCGTACGCCTCACTCAACCCGCGGAAGACGGTGCGCCAGATCCTGGCCGTGCCGCTCGCGCGCCGGGGTGTGCGCGACTACTACGCCCAGGAAGCCGAGAGCGTGGCGCTGTTGCGGCGGGTGGGGTTGAATGAGCGCCACCTCGACGCCTACCCGCACCAGTTCAGCGGCGGCCAGCGGCAGCGCATCGGCATTGCCCGCAGCCTGGCCGTCCGCCCGCGCTTCATCGTCGCCGACGAGCCAGTTTCCTCGCTCGACGTGTCGATTCAGGCGCAGATCCTGAACCTCTTGGAGGAGCTGCAGGAGGAGTACGGGCTCTCGTACCTCTTTGTGGCTCACAACCTGGCGGTCGTCCGTCACGTCAGCGACCGGGTGGCGGTGATGTATCTCGGCAAGATCGTCGAGCAGGCGCCCACCGACGAGCTCTACGCGAATCCGCAGCACCCCTACACCCGCGCGCTCCTCTCAGCCATCCCGCGACTGGAGCGCCGACCGCGCGAGCGAATCGTCCTCCGTGGCGACTTGCCGGATCCGACCAACCCGCCGTCCGGCTGCCGCTTCCACACCCGCTGCCCCTACAAGATCGGCCGCATCTGCGAGACCGAGGTGCCGCGCTGGGTGGAGCGGAACGGCCACGGCGTCGCCTGTCACCTCTTCGCGTCCGAGGCGACCACGGGAGGGAACCGATGA